ACCAACCCTACATGCTGGTGGGCTTGTCCTTGGGTGGATTGCTAGCCCTTTCTATGGCAGATAAGCCCTTGCCAAATTGCCAAGGGATGGTTCTTTCAGCTACCCCCTACAAGTTGAAGGGAAATAGAGCTTATGCCTTACAAGGATTGATTTTCCGTGTCATTCCAGCTTTTGTTTTTCAAAAATGGGGAATGAACAAGAAAGAAGTGCTTGATATTCTCAAGGATTTGTCTACTTTGGATTTCTCCCAAAAGCTCGCTCAGCTGCCTCTACCTGTCATGGTCATTTGTGGCAGCAAGGATTGGGCGAATTTAGCTACCGCGCGTGATTTGGCTGCTAAAATTCCTCGCAGTCGTTTAGAAATCCTAGCTGGAGGAGGTCACGAAGTCAATCGAGACTGTCCTCAAGAATTTGCGGCCTTGCTGGAAGAAATGGTGGACTGGGTGGCTTCCCTCCAAGTTTAGAAAGGAAATATATGCTTTGGAAATTATTTAAAACCACCTTTATGATTAGCGCTTTTACATTTGGTGGTGGTTATGTGATTGTTCCACTAATGAAAACATCCTTTGTCGATCGATTGGGCTGGATTGAAGAGGAAGAGATGCTAGATTTGATTGCCTTAGCACAGACATCGCCTGGGGCTATCGCGGTCAATAGCTCTATTGCCATTGGTTATCGGATGGCTGGTGTACTAGGGGCTTTAATCGCTATGCTAGCAACTGTCTTACCTCCGATGGTTATTCTCATGGGAATGTATGTTTTGTATGATGCGGTCAAAAGAAATCCTCTTGTAGCCAGTCTTCTCAAAGGAATGCAGGTGGGCGTGTGTGCCATTATTCTTGATGTGGTCGTGGACTTGGTAATGGGCTTGGGAAAGCAAAAAGGAGTGACTCATTGGGTAACCTTTACGTGTGCCCTTGTTTTGACCTTGTTTTTTAAGGTCAATCTGTTAGTGGTTATTTTCAGCATGACCCTACTAGGGCTAGTTCTGGGTACAATCGAGAGAAGATGGAGGACTGCAGATGCTCCTTGACTTATTTTTAACCTTTGTAAAAATTGGCCTTTTGAGCATTGGAGGAGGTTATGCGTCACTCCCCTACATCCAAAGCCTGATAGTCGAGGGGAAGGGATGGCTAGATAGTACGACTTACGGAGATTTACTGACTATTTCGCAAATGACCCCAGGACCTCTGGCTATCAATTCCGCTAGCTTTGTGGGAATGAAGGTAGCAGGACCAGTCGGTGCTGTCGTTGCGACGTTGGGCAATGTTCTCCCCTCTTTTGTCATTGTCCTAATTTTTTCCATGATTTATTACCGCTATAAAAATTTAAACGGTGTACAGTTGGTTATGAAAGCCATTCGTCCAGTTGTGGTGGCTCTGATTGCCTCTGTGGCTTACAGCTTAGTGGTGATGTTGGGAGGAGATACCAGCTCTGTTTACCAGTTTATTTTACTGATTTTAGCCTTTGTAATTGTTCGCAGTAAGAAAATCAATACGATATGGGTCATCTTTGGAACAGGACTGGTCAATCTCCTCCTTGGTTTGCTACTGTAAGAGAAAGGAACTTCATGCCAGATACATGAAGTTTTTTCTTGCCAAACAGTTCTCTATTAAGGACAGCAGAATATAGAGTATTGAACGACACAAGCCAAATAGAAATGAGTTGTGTAGGGATAAAAATTTTAATCCTTAAAATGATGTCGTAATATTTTTATCTGAGTATTAAAAAGATATTTCTTATAAAAAATATAAAAGTTCAATAAAATAGAGGTCAAAAAATGCCAAAATAGATAAAAAGTGCTATAATAGAACCGTTTTCAACAAGAAATTCAAAGGAGATAGAAATGGTTCAAATGCTGGGAAGTCGGCTCAAAAATAAACGAAAAGAATTAGGCATGACTCAAAGTGAGCTGGCAGAAGGGATTTGTGAACAAAGTCAAATCAGCCGGATTGAAAAGACGGACTTTGCTCCAAGTTCGGATATTCTTTACCTCCTGTCGAAAAAAATGGGAGTGACCATGGAGTATTTCTTTGATGAAAGTATGAAGGAAACCTCTTCTACCTTAGATCAGTTTAAAAAAGCGGTTGAAAAAGCTTTGAAAACTCGTGATTATGAATTAGTTGTTTATCTAGTAGAATTAGAGTCAGAAAGAGACCATCTACTATCCAAAGAAGACGAAGTTTACCTAGAGTACCTCAAAGCAATTGTCTTATTTCATGTGAACGAATTAAAAATAGAGGCTATCGAGAAACTAGAAAATCTAATTTTAGATACGAAACCCCAATATCCCTTTTATTTAGATTTTTTCAATGTATTAACCTTCTTTTACTTTGAAATGGATCGAATGAAAGAGTATAAAGAACTCTATCAATTTTTACTAAAAAATGTCAAGCAGCTTGATCTTTCTAGAATAGATCATTTTCATAAATATATCAAAATACGCTATAACTATGCTCGTTCTTTGGTGAATAGTCAACAAATGCAAGAAGCGATTAAGGAAATTACGGAAGTTATTGAACTTTGTAAGGAAGCCGATAGCAATTATTTACTGGCAGATTTATTATGCCAGTTAGCTAGGGCAGGAGAAAAATTTTTAAATCAAGCAGAAATATTAGAGTATTATCATCAGGCAGAAGCCCTCTATAAGATTTATGACAGCTATGTTTTACAGTTACAGTTGAAACAATATTTAGCAGAAAATTTTGGCGAAAAATGAGATAATGGAGCTAGTTTTTCAAAGATTAAAAGCTTTAAAACCCTATTTTAAAAATGGATTGGTTTTAAGGCTTTTTTGTTTCACTCAATACTGAAGAGAGAATAAAAACCAAAATAACATTTTTTTTAAAAAATAACCAAAATAACATAAAATAAATTGACGGCGCTTTCCAAATATGTTATACTCTTTATATAAGGGGGTAAGGGCAATGAAAAAAATGATAGTGTACTTCGCTTTACTAATTATTGGCTTTGGTCTAAATAATCATAGAGGATATGAGAAAAAATCGTTTGATCCAGGTCACGCATGCTCTGTGGACATAAAAACGCTTAACAGTGGTTGATTATTATAAGTGTTAAGAAAGGAAAATAGGTATGAGATATTCTTTACCAAGTCGGTACAAAAATGGAGATATTTGAAATTATCCTATGGATAATTATTGAAAAGAATGTTTAAGATATAGATAAGGAGGCACATATGATTCAGAAAATTAAGAAAAACTCATTGTTATGTTCGATAGTATTAATTTTGATGGGATTGGGAGCAAAGAATATTGTGTCAGCTATTCAAGTAGCAGAAGTCCTTAATACTCGGTATGAAATTTATCTTGTAATGGGGAATACTCGGACTTCATATACCTATAGAACCATACAATTTAGAAGATATTACACTTCCTATATAACAAGCGAGCGTCGCGACTATGGTATAAATCCAGGTGTTCTTTATACATATCACTATAATACATATTGAGAATGAAGTGGGGGCTATAGATATAGCCTCTACCTTTGTTTTAGGTAGGGAGGGAAAATAATGAAATTTTTTTGTTTTGAATTCAAACGATTTATAAATAATCCCAAGAATAAAATTTGCCTAGTTCTTCTTTTGTTACTTTTCATAGGATTATTTATTTTAAATCAAACAACGTTTCAAAAGGGCTTTTCAGCCTTATCTATAGAGACAAATCAACTAAATCTTCAACAATCCAATCAGTCTGTGGACAATTTAAAAAAAGCAGTAGAATTGAATCCAAATGACAATCAATTAATTCAAGAATTGGAGAGGGCTCAAGAGGAACAAAAAATATTCTTAGAGCAATCAGAAACTTTAAAAAATGAGGATTATGCAGCTTTTACTAATCTACAATATCAACTAGATAGTTCACGACTAGAGCAAATATCTGAAAAAGATTCAGAAGAATATAAAAAGTTAAAAATAAATCTAAAATATTATGAATCTGTAAAAGGAGTAGCTGGCTCCCCTAGTCCATATATAAACAGTACGGATGAGTCTGCTTTTACTATAGGAAGTTCTATGATGGCCTGGTTATCATCAACTGTTATTTTTGTATTATTGACAGTTTTAGTCTCCGATTCAATAAGTGCTGAAATTGAAAGTTCTCAAATTAGATTTTATCATTTAATGGGTGCTAAGAATCCTAAAAATTTATTACTTAAATTATGTGTTCCAATTGTAGTTACCTTTTCACTAACCATAATGATTTTCTTTTGTCTGTATATTATAAAAGGAATGATGAACAGTTTTGGGACTTTGGAGTATCCATATTTAACGATTGATGGTGATATACTACCAATTTGGAAAGTGACGTTGTATACAATAGTGCTATATTTGGTATCTTTATTATTTATTGCCTCTTTGGGTCAATTTTTAGGTCTGGTATTCAAAAAAAGCTTAGTTGTCATTGGATTGATTGTAGTTTGTCTAACGAGTTTTATGACATTGTCGCAAGAAGAATGGTTTCGCCCTTTTAAAAAGTTTTTTCCCTTCGAATATCTAGGCTATGGTCAAGTAGTTAATGATAAACAAATTCTTCCTCAACATGCTGTTTTAATTGGCGTATGTTACCTATTGATATTTAGTTTTTTGTTTATTGTAATTTCAAATCATCTGTATAAAAATTATTATTACAGGAAAGGATGAAGAGCAATGAAAGGAATAGATGTCAGAGATATCACAATAGATATTTTCGAGAATTTAAGTTTTAGTATGCCGAGTACAGGATTATATGGGGTGATTGGACAGAATGGTGCTGGAAAGAGTACCCTTTTTAGTATGATGTCTGGTGAAATTAAGATTCCAAAAAAGAATATGAGAATTGGGAAAGTGTCCTATATTCCTAGTTTAAATATTTTTGATAAATATTTGACAGCCAATGACTATGTAAAGGTATTATCGTTAAATGAACAGAAGCGATTTCATAAAAATCTTAAGCAAATGGGTGGAGCAACTTTCTTTGGCAAAAAAATAGGAAAATATTCTTTAGGAATGGGAGAATTATTTTGTTTTATCTATGCTCTATCCATAGAAAGCGATGTGCTGATTTTAGACGAATTGCTAGATGGTTTGGATGAACAGAGGAGATTTGCAGCCTACGAATTATTGAAACATTATAAGAAAGAAAAATTGATTTTATTGACCTCTCATAATTTATCAGAAGTATTTAAAGTAAGTGATGATGTTTACTTTTTGGAGGAAGGGAAATTGGTCATCGTAGATGGGCTAGAAACTGCCCAGAATAAAATATTATCTACATAAGACTATCATTATTAATTCAGATAAAAACAATAATTAACGATGTTTCCTAAGAATATTATATTTTTTGCATAGGGAGTGAGAGCAATGAAAAGAATAATATCTCTCGTATGTTTATCACTCTCTATTGTCTATTGGTTGAAACCGTAAGGGATTCAAACGACAGTATAATCTTAAACTCAGACAAGGGTATTTTGTGGGTCCAGTATAAAAGGGATGAGAAGGATATCCCAAAAGGGGAAGTATTTTCAAACGAGAATTCAGTCATGCGATTTCACTCATTTTAACGCCGAATAGGAGGAAACTTTATGAAAAAATCAATGTACTCTATTTTTCCTTTATTACTTTGTTCGATTCTGATTTCAGGGTGTGGGGAGCGGTCTAATTCTTCTGTCAGTCAAAGTGCGAAACAACAAGCTTCCGTCTCTACTGTGCATGTAGAGACGGAAGCAAAGTCTTCTGCAAAAGTTCAGTCAACTTCATCCTCATCCGAAACTTCTGGTGTTCAAGATAAGGCTCGAATTTCTAATAGTGATACAATTGCTAGTTCCGCAAAAGCTCCTTCCCTAGTTGATCTTCGAGAATTGGCTGATCTGAAGGCTGGCTTAGAGGATCCGAAAGTATTAGCTGGTTTAAATGCAGGAGTTGATTTATCAACCCCAACTACAAGTGAAGCCAGCAATCCAGCATCTGGTCAAAAGCATGTGCTGACTGTAAAAGGGCAAATTCAACAGGTATGGAATTATTGTGCCCCAACAACTGTTAGCATGATGTTAGCTTCCCGCGGGATAGAAGCCAATCAGTTCCAATTAGCAAAAGAAATGGGGACGTATGATCCTTTTGGCACGCATAATAAGGATGCCATCCGTATTTTAAATAAATATTTATTTGGTTATGAATATCCGAGTGCCCAGCAACCAGGTTATCGCCTAGAAACTGTTCGGAATGCCAGCAGCCAATCAGAAGATATGAAAAAATTTAAGCAGCGGCTTATTCAGAATATCAAAGATGGCTACCCTATGTATTATACATTTGATGTTTCTAAAGTAAATCCTGGAAAATCAGGAGAGCACAATGTGATTGGGATTGGCTATCTAGAAACACCCGATGGTAAAGATATTGAATTGCTATACTATTTGGACCCATCTCCGATTGTCCAAGATCCAGTCTATGGCGGTCTGAAAACCATTACGCCGGAGGAATTATTGGCAGCGATGTTGACCTGCGAAGAACCCAATTATGCTTGGTAATCCATGTTTGGGAAATTTATTTCTCAAACATTCCCAGATTATAAAGATGGAATATTCAATGTGAAGTTCCCTCAAAAATTAGATTGTGTGTCTAAGTTTTGAGGGAACTTTCGTTTTTGATTGAGAAGTTTATTTTATCCACTTGCCCTCTATAGTTCAGAGAGAAGCATTAAAAAATCAAAAGATTAATATATAAATATTTGACAATTTTTTATAGGTTTGATAGAATGAACGTAAAAAATAGGAGGTTCACAGATGAGAATTCGTTTGAGATTGTTTCCGTTTCGTTCTTTAATCCTACTTATTCCTTTGCTGCTACTAGTCCTCATTTATAAGGATGCCATTCTCGATTGGTTTATATTTGATGTGAATGCTCCCGATTTGGCGGGGATGGATGCTCAGGCTCTAAAAATTCATATCTTCAAAAATTTACTTTTTTTGGACAACACTCTATTTTTCTACAATTTTTATCAATCCTTTATGTTTCCGATGATAGCGGTCGTGATGGCGTATGAATATCGCTATATCAATGAACGCTATCTTCGTTATAGAATTGGCAGGACGAAAGATTATGAAATAGCTCGGCGTTCTCTCAAGTTTCAACTAACGGCTTATCAAGTGGGGATTTTTCTCAGTGTTTTGTCTTGCTTGCTGCTTGTCGCTTTCTTTTGGGGCAGAGTCGCCATGGAAGGTTTACCTAACTATTTTGCCCAAAATTCTGTTCTGCGACTCTTTGGCGAGCATACATGGCTTTATCTCATCTTTTATAGTGTTGTGAAAGTGGTGGCCATTATGATGAATAGTTGGCTTGTATTTGCCATGGTGGATTATTTTAATCATTTTATCAAAGCAAGTTTGTTCTATCTTATCTTTATATGGGCTCTGTGTCCGTTATTGTACGCTTTTTTACCCTTTTATCTCGTTCCCATGTCAAGCTACATGATAACGTCCTACGGAGGAATCAATTTGCCCATTGTATTCCTACCCTATACATTGTTTATCTGTCTAATAATGTTTATGAAAGTTACCAAAAAATATGAAGTTTTATAGAGGATTGCCTTTTATCGTGAAAAGCCTTTTTAGTGCCTTCTTTATTTACACGATATTTACAAAATTTAATGTTTACGGGTATCGGGATTTGGTATTGCTCATAAGGGAACAACTCTTAAATCCATTTTTGAAAGCAGAAGGAGAGCAGCTGAGTTTTATCAAGGTGATTAGTTTGTTGGGACTATATTTTAATAACTTTTACTATTTAATTTCGATGGTATCGGATTTGAGCAGTGGAGCAAAAGAAATCATTTGCTACCATTCGGAAAGTCAAATGGGATTTGATTTAAAAGTACTTAAATTGCTTAGTTATACTTATTTTCTTGAGTACGCTACACTGATATTGAGCTTGTTTGGCATTTCTTGGCTCTTATTTCATCAGCTAGATTTGTCACCATCTGTTCTAGCTCTCTTGTTTTCTTGGTTCTTAGTTGACGGAGTTTTTGCTTGTTTAACAGCCTTGATAAGCTCGTCTTCAGTTCTATCCTTGCTTTTATTTTTTATGCTAAATTTAGTCAGGTATTTCTTATTACCTTATCCCTACATCCCAGTAGTAGTAATGTGCCTGATTTTCTATATACATTCCAGGAAGGAGATGCTTGATGTTAAAAATTCAAAACGGTTGTAAGCGTTATAAAGGACAAGAAGTTTTAAAAGATATTAATTTAGAATTTCTTGATGGGCATATTTATGGTCTAGTTGGGATCAATGGCTCGGGGAAAACCCTTATTTTAAAAGCCTTGGCAGGCTACATCACATTAGATCGAGGTTTTGTTCAGCAAGATCATATCAAGATTCGAAGTCGTCGCAATTACATAGAAAATGCGGGTATTTTGATTGAAAATCCCCAATTTATCTCCCATCTAAGTTTGTTGGAAAACTTAGAATTGATTGCCTCCATCAGCCAGAATCGAAAAAAGATTGATCTGGATAGGTGGATTCAGCTTTATCAATTAGAAAAATTTAAACATACCCTTTTTAAACATCTTTCCTTGGGAACGAAGAAAAAGATGGCTTTAATTCAAGCCTTCCTCCACAATCCTGCTATTTTACTTTTGGATGAACCTATGAATGCCTTGGATGATGCAAGCGTGCGTGTCACAAAAGAGCTGCTTATGGAGTACAAACAGGACAGGTTAGTGATTTTAACCTCTCACATCGCCCAAGACATTGAAGACCTTTGTGATACGGTCTATACGGTTTCTGATGGGCAAATTGTCTGTTGATACCTATTTATAAGAGTGGTAGGACACATCCCTTTTAAAAAGAGAGCTAGGCATTTTTTGAATATGAAAAAAGTAGAGGTACTCCCCTACTTTTTTTGATGAATAAATTAATGTGAGACGCGACGGCGTGCAGCTTTTTTGCGGTTTTCTTCGATGAAGGCAGCTTTTTGCTCTTCTGGCTCAATCACTTTCTTTTTGATGGCATAGACCGCACCTGCAACAGCTGCAACTGTTCCAGCGACACCTGTAAGCAAACCTTTTGCAAAATTTTTAGCCATGAGTTTCCTCCTTTATAAGAACTTCATTTTTTTGTGTTATAATATATACTAACGAAAAAATAAAATTTTTTCAAGGAAAAACGATGAAAACAAAAATAATTGTAATTGTAGGTCCAACGGCGGTTGGAAAAACAGCCCTAAGTTTAGACTTGGCGGAGCGATTTTCAGGGGAGATTATCAGCGGAGATAGTCAACAGGTTTATCGGAATCTCGATATCGGCACTGCTAAGGCGACTAAGGAAGAACAGGCTCGTGCTCCCCATCATTTGCTTGATGTGCGAGATGTGACAGAAGGCTATTCCGCCTATGATTTTGTTGCAGAAGCTAGGCGGGCGATAAAGGAGATTGTAGGACGTGGAAAACTGCCTATTATCGCTGGAGGGACGGGGCTTTACCTGCAAAGTCTGCTAGAAGGCTACCATTTGGGAGGAAAGGTTTCTCACGAGGCGATACTAGCCTATCGCAAGGAGCTGGAGTGTTTGTCAGATGAGGTTTTATTTGAGAAAATAGCAGAGCTGGGGGTGGAAATTCCCCAAATCAATCGCCGTCGTGCGATGCGTCAACTTGAAATTGCTCATTTTGGTCAAGAGTTAAAAAATCAAGAACCAGCCTATGAAGTGTTGCTGATTGGTTTAAACGATGAGCGCGCTCGCTTGTATGAGCGAATCAATCAGCGAGTGGATGACATGATGGAGCAAGGATTGTTAGAGGAGGCAAAATGGCTCTATGACACCTATCCTGATGTTCAGGCTGTCAAGGGAATCGGTTACAAAGAGTTCTTCCCTTATTTTAAGGGAGAAATAACCCTAGAAGAATCTATCGAATGCCTCAAGCAAAATACGAGACGCTTTGCCAAACGCCAGTTAACCTGGTTTCGCAACCGCATGCAGATCCCTTTTTATCAGATTTCAGAGCCAGATTACAAGGATAGGATTCACCATCAGGTAGAGAGATTTTTAAAGGAAAAAGGACTGGAGCATCTTGATTGACCGAGTATGGGGACGCGTATCAAAAAGATGATGAATGAAACGTTGAAATAGCTCCCTATGTTTATCTTGTGGCAAAGAAGCGATGGACAAGTGTTCTAGGCTTGTCAGGAAATATTCCTTGGAGAGTTTGAGAGTGAAGAGAGAAATGATAGAAACGAAACAGCAAGAAGAACGGGTGCTTCTGGTCGGTGTAGAGCTCCAAGACAGCCACCATTTTGAGATGTCCATGGAAGAGCTGGCCAGCCTTGCAAAGACCGCAGGGGCAGTGGTCAAAGGGAGTTACACCCAGAAACGAGAGAAATATGACAGTAAAACCTTCATTGGTTCGGGAAAATTAGAAGAAATCAAACGTATGGTTGATGCGGATGAAATTGCAACGGTGATTGTCAACAATCGCTTAACCCCACGCCAAAATGTCAATTTAGAAGAGATTTTAGGGGTGAAGGTTATCGATCGTATGCAGTTGATTTTAGATATCTTTGCCATGCGAGCCAGAAGTCATGAGGGGAAATTGCAGGTGCATTTGGCTCAGCTGAAATATCTCCTACCAAGGCTTGTAGGGCAAGGGATTTTACTGAGTCGTCAGGCTGGGGGAATTGGCTCCAGAGGGCCTGGTGAAAGTCAGCTAGAGTTAAACCGCCGTAGCATTCGCAACCAAATTGCTGATATCGAGCGTCAATTAAAGGTCGTGGAGAAAAATCGAGCAACGGTTCGTGAAAAGAGATTGGAATCCAGTGTTTTCAAAATTGGTCTTATCGGCTACACCAATGCTGGGAAATCAACGGTGATGAATGCCCTGACTACGAAAAGCCAATATGAGGCAGATGAGCTTTTTGCAACCTTGGACGCCACGACTAAGGTAATTCATCTGGCAGGTCACTTGGATGTGACTTTGACAGATACAGTGGGATTTATCCAAGATTTGCCGACGGAACTTGTCAGTAGTTTTAAATCCACGCTGGAAGAAAGTAAGAATGTGGACTTGTTAATCCATGTGATTGACGCAAGTGACCCTCATCACGAAGAGCATGAGGAGACCGTCTTTTCCATCATGAAAGAGTTGGATATGCTGGATATTCCGCGTCTGACTCTCTACAATAAGCAGGATAAGGCAGAGAATTTCACCCCTACGCAGACGCCTTATCACCTCATTTCTGCTAAGGAGGACAATAGCAGAGCTGTCTTGCAGGACTTGATTGTCGAGAAGATAAAAGAACTCTTTCAGCCGTTTCGGATTCAAGTGGGATTTGAAAAAGCCTATAAAATTCATGAATTAGAAAAGATAGCCTTGCTTGAAAAACGTGAATATAAAGACGATAAAGAAGAGATTTCTGGCTATATCGCAGAAAAAAACAAATGGAAATTAGAGGAGTTTTATGACTGATTATATCCAGTTAGCCCTAGATTATGGCGGTTTTACTAGTCTAGATCGGGTGTATCTAGCCAATCGCTTAAAAGAGTTGAAGGAGGAGGAAAAATTGCGTTTTGTGACCCCTCCCCCTTCTGTTCTCAATGCTTATTTTGCAGAACTGTATCAGAAAAAGAGTCCGCTTGAGGCGACGTACTATTTTTTAGACGTTAGCAAGGCCTTTCAATTGTGGAATGAAGAACCAAGTTTTAATGAGGAAAAGCCCTTTATTCGCTTGAATTTATCTGGGAAATCCTATGGTTTTTGCTATGAAACAGAAGAGCTAGCCCGAGTCTTTCCAGAAAAGAAAGAAGCGATCAGTCCTGAGTTGTGTTTTGAGATTGCTCAGATTTTTCCGGACTTTTTAGTCTATGAGGAGAACGGAAAGATTTATTTAGAACTAGCTCCTCAGGAAGAAATCATCCGAGAAAGACAGGAGTTGACCGCCTTGACGAACTTGGAACTCTTAGCAGATGGGCATACAAAATTAGTCGGCTATAACCAAGAGGAATTGGTCACTTTGGCGGCGAACTATGAAGGTAACTGCTATTATCGTTCGCAAAATCGTTTAGCAATGCTATACATAAAATAGAAGGGAAATCATGGAAGTACAATTTTTAGGAACAGGGGCTGGTCAGCCCTCCAAAGCACGCAATGTCTCGAGTCTCGTTCTCAAATTATTGGAAGAAATTAACCAAGTTTGGATGTTTGATTGTGGCGAAGGGACCCAGCAGCGGATTTTGGAAACGACGATTAAGCCTCGGAAAATCACCAAGATTTTCATCACCCATTTGCATGGGGATCATATCTTTGGCTTGCCAGGATTTCTCTCAAGCCGAGCCTTTCAGGCAAATGAAGAACAGACAGATGTAGATATTTATGGTCCTGTGGG
The window above is part of the Streptococcus himalayensis genome. Proteins encoded here:
- the miaA gene encoding tRNA (adenosine(37)-N6)-dimethylallyltransferase MiaA, yielding MKTKIIVIVGPTAVGKTALSLDLAERFSGEIISGDSQQVYRNLDIGTAKATKEEQARAPHHLLDVRDVTEGYSAYDFVAEARRAIKEIVGRGKLPIIAGGTGLYLQSLLEGYHLGGKVSHEAILAYRKELECLSDEVLFEKIAELGVEIPQINRRRAMRQLEIAHFGQELKNQEPAYEVLLIGLNDERARLYERINQRVDDMMEQGLLEEAKWLYDTYPDVQAVKGIGYKEFFPYFKGEITLEESIECLKQNTRRFAKRQLTWFRNRMQIPFYQISEPDYKDRIHHQVERFLKEKGLEHLD
- a CDS encoding chromate transporter; protein product: MLWKLFKTTFMISAFTFGGGYVIVPLMKTSFVDRLGWIEEEEMLDLIALAQTSPGAIAVNSSIAIGYRMAGVLGALIAMLATVLPPMVILMGMYVLYDAVKRNPLVASLLKGMQVGVCAIILDVVVDLVMGLGKQKGVTHWVTFTCALVLTLFFKVNLLVVIFSMTLLGLVLGTIERRWRTADAP
- the hflX gene encoding GTPase HflX, with translation MIETKQQEERVLLVGVELQDSHHFEMSMEELASLAKTAGAVVKGSYTQKREKYDSKTFIGSGKLEEIKRMVDADEIATVIVNNRLTPRQNVNLEEILGVKVIDRMQLILDIFAMRARSHEGKLQVHLAQLKYLLPRLVGQGILLSRQAGGIGSRGPGESQLELNRRSIRNQIADIERQLKVVEKNRATVREKRLESSVFKIGLIGYTNAGKSTVMNALTTKSQYEADELFATLDATTKVIHLAGHLDVTLTDTVGFIQDLPTELVSSFKSTLEESKNVDLLIHVIDASDPHHEEHEETVFSIMKELDMLDIPRLTLYNKQDKAENFTPTQTPYHLISAKEDNSRAVLQDLIVEKIKELFQPFRIQVGFEKAYKIHELEKIALLEKREYKDDKEEISGYIAEKNKWKLEEFYD
- a CDS encoding alpha/beta fold hydrolase, with amino-acid sequence MKFICLSGFGQKAEVWKEVASALPDHQVEVAFSYKSEEGFHSFEQWADQVYQSLQQLDQPYMLVGLSLGGLLALSMADKPLPNCQGMVLSATPYKLKGNRAYALQGLIFRVIPAFVFQKWGMNKKEVLDILKDLSTLDFSQKLAQLPLPVMVICGSKDWANLATARDLAAKIPRSRLEILAGGGHEVNRDCPQEFAALLEEMVDWVASLQV
- a CDS encoding ATP-binding cassette domain-containing protein, whose product is MKGIDVRDITIDIFENLSFSMPSTGLYGVIGQNGAGKSTLFSMMSGEIKIPKKNMRIGKVSYIPSLNIFDKYLTANDYVKVLSLNEQKRFHKNLKQMGGATFFGKKIGKYSLGMGELFCFIYALSIESDVLILDELLDGLDEQRRFAAYELLKHYKKEKLILLTSHNLSEVFKVSDDVYFLEEGKLVIVDGLETAQNKILST
- a CDS encoding ABC transporter permease, with translation MKFFCFEFKRFINNPKNKICLVLLLLLFIGLFILNQTTFQKGFSALSIETNQLNLQQSNQSVDNLKKAVELNPNDNQLIQELERAQEEQKIFLEQSETLKNEDYAAFTNLQYQLDSSRLEQISEKDSEEYKKLKINLKYYESVKGVAGSPSPYINSTDESAFTIGSSMMAWLSSTVIFVLLTVLVSDSISAEIESSQIRFYHLMGAKNPKNLLLKLCVPIVVTFSLTIMIFFCLYIIKGMMNSFGTLEYPYLTIDGDILPIWKVTLYTIVLYLVSLLFIASLGQFLGLVFKKSLVVIGLIVVCLTSFMTLSQEEWFRPFKKFFPFEYLGYGQVVNDKQILPQHAVLIGVCYLLIFSFLFIVISNHLYKNYYYRKG
- a CDS encoding DUF3042 family protein, with protein sequence MAKNFAKGLLTGVAGTVAAVAGAVYAIKKKVIEPEEQKAAFIEENRKKAARRRVSH
- a CDS encoding chromate transporter: MLLDLFLTFVKIGLLSIGGGYASLPYIQSLIVEGKGWLDSTTYGDLLTISQMTPGPLAINSASFVGMKVAGPVGAVVATLGNVLPSFVIVLIFSMIYYRYKNLNGVQLVMKAIRPVVVALIASVAYSLVVMLGGDTSSVYQFILLILAFVIVRSKKINTIWVIFGTGLVNLLLGLLL
- a CDS encoding cystathionine beta-lyase, with the protein product MTDYIQLALDYGGFTSLDRVYLANRLKELKEEEKLRFVTPPPSVLNAYFAELYQKKSPLEATYYFLDVSKAFQLWNEEPSFNEEKPFIRLNLSGKSYGFCYETEELARVFPEKKEAISPELCFEIAQIFPDFLVYEENGKIYLELAPQEEIIRERQELTALTNLELLADGHTKLVGYNQEELVTLAANYEGNCYYRSQNRLAMLYIK
- a CDS encoding C39 family peptidase; the protein is MKKSMYSIFPLLLCSILISGCGERSNSSVSQSAKQQASVSTVHVETEAKSSAKVQSTSSSSETSGVQDKARISNSDTIASSAKAPSLVDLRELADLKAGLEDPKVLAGLNAGVDLSTPTTSEASNPASGQKHVLTVKGQIQQVWNYCAPTTVSMMLASRGIEANQFQLAKEMGTYDPFGTHNKDAIRILNKYLFGYEYPSAQQPGYRLETVRNASSQSEDMKKFKQRLIQNIKDGYPMYYTFDVSKVNPGKSGEHNVIGIGYLETPDGKDIELLYYLDPSPIVQDPVYGGLKTITPEELLAAMLTCEEPNYAW
- a CDS encoding helix-turn-helix domain-containing protein — translated: MVQMLGSRLKNKRKELGMTQSELAEGICEQSQISRIEKTDFAPSSDILYLLSKKMGVTMEYFFDESMKETSSTLDQFKKAVEKALKTRDYELVVYLVELESERDHLLSKEDEVYLEYLKAIVLFHVNELKIEAIEKLENLILDTKPQYPFYLDFFNVLTFFYFEMDRMKEYKELYQFLLKNVKQLDLSRIDHFHKYIKIRYNYARSLVNSQQMQEAIKEITEVIELCKEADSNYLLADLLCQLARAGEKFLNQAEILEYYHQAEALYKIYDSYVLQLQLKQYLAENFGEK
- a CDS encoding ATP-binding cassette domain-containing protein, encoding MLKIQNGCKRYKGQEVLKDINLEFLDGHIYGLVGINGSGKTLILKALAGYITLDRGFVQQDHIKIRSRRNYIENAGILIENPQFISHLSLLENLELIASISQNRKKIDLDRWIQLYQLEKFKHTLFKHLSLGTKKKMALIQAFLHNPAILLLDEPMNALDDASVRVTKELLMEYKQDRLVILTSHIAQDIEDLCDTVYTVSDGQIVC